The following are encoded in a window of Sphingobacteriaceae bacterium genomic DNA:
- a CDS encoding metal-sensitive transcriptional regulator, with protein MTTHTIPENHEHKEVPGYHQDKEDLLARLRRIEGQVRGLQRMVSEGRYCIDVLTQVSAIQAALHRVGLVLLAGHTRSCVADAIRSGDDHTKIDELMAAIERFTR; from the coding sequence CCACCCATACCATTCCTGAAAATCACGAACACAAGGAAGTTCCCGGTTACCACCAAGACAAGGAAGATTTGCTGGCCCGCCTGCGGCGCATCGAAGGGCAGGTCAGGGGCCTCCAGCGCATGGTGTCGGAAGGCCGCTACTGCATCGATGTGCTGACCCAGGTGAGCGCCATCCAAGCCGCCCTGCACCGGGTGGGCCTGGTCCTGCTGGCCGGCCATACCAGGAGTTGCGTCGCCGACGCCATCCGCAGCGGCGATGACCATACTAAAATCGATGAACTCATGGCGGCCATCGAACGCTTCACCCGTTGA
- a CDS encoding heavy metal translocating P-type ATPase, whose translation MEDTRRVDTVDSKETEKLEKAGGAANGAVAVAEKDAPQVRLAIEGMTCAACVNRVEQALRRVPGVVDVNVNLATHSAAVRTAGATPAALVEAVVNVGYGAEQVLDPAEEARRQREEREREIARQRRIFAISAVFTLPLVLSMAGHFAPTTNPFIQLLNNGWLQWALATPVQILAGWQFYQDAWQKLKARTANMSTLVVMGTSSAYLYSVASVLWGQRLGITGLYFEASAVILTLVVLGRWLEARQRGHTSEAIRRLMGLRAVTARLLRNGAEVEVPAEQVQPGDLVVVRPGERIPVDGVIQSGASAIDESMLTGESMPVDKVAGDEVIGGTVNTHGSFVFTATRVGSDTALARIIRVVEEAQASRAPVQRLADTISAYFVQVVLVIALVTFAGWYIYGVSQGHPEPVTRALVNTVAVLVLACPCALGLATPTALMVGTGLGAEKGILIRGGEHLEKVHKASAVVFDKTGTLTMGRPVLTDVMAAPGFTEEEVLDLAARAENRSEHPLAAAIIQAARAQGLGEGDADDFTAMPGLGIRAQVDGRMVLLGNALLMEREGIDTAVLADTLAQLQEEGKSAVLLAVDGRPAGVVAVADTLKEEAAAAVEALHQMGIDVYMLTGDNRRTALAIARQVGIPAQRVLAEVLPEGKAETVQQLKAQGHSVVMVGDGINDAPALAAADVGMAIGTGTDVAMEAAHITLMRGDVRGVPAAIRLSRATMGKIRQNLFWAFFYNALGIPLAALGFLNPIIAGAAMAFSSVSVVTNAGLLKRYDPMAGL comes from the coding sequence GTGGAAGACACCCGCCGAGTAGATACAGTGGACTCAAAGGAAACGGAAAAATTGGAAAAGGCGGGCGGCGCCGCCAACGGCGCTGTCGCCGTCGCTGAGAAGGACGCCCCCCAGGTGAGGCTGGCCATCGAGGGGATGACCTGCGCCGCCTGCGTCAACCGGGTGGAGCAGGCCCTGCGCCGGGTGCCCGGCGTGGTGGATGTCAACGTCAACCTGGCCACCCACAGCGCCGCCGTCCGGACCGCCGGCGCCACGCCGGCAGCCTTGGTGGAAGCCGTCGTCAATGTCGGCTACGGGGCGGAGCAAGTGCTGGATCCCGCCGAGGAGGCCCGGCGGCAGCGGGAGGAGCGGGAGCGGGAAATCGCCCGCCAGCGCCGCATCTTTGCCATTTCCGCAGTATTTACATTGCCGCTGGTCCTTTCAATGGCGGGCCACTTTGCGCCCACCACCAACCCCTTTATCCAGCTGCTGAACAACGGCTGGCTCCAGTGGGCCCTGGCCACGCCGGTGCAGATCCTGGCCGGCTGGCAGTTCTACCAGGATGCCTGGCAGAAGCTCAAGGCCCGCACCGCCAACATGTCCACCTTGGTGGTCATGGGTACCAGCTCCGCCTACCTGTACAGCGTGGCTTCAGTGCTGTGGGGGCAGCGGCTGGGCATCACCGGCCTATACTTTGAGGCTTCGGCCGTCATCTTGACCCTGGTGGTCCTGGGCCGCTGGCTGGAAGCCCGGCAGCGGGGCCACACTTCCGAAGCCATTCGCCGCCTCATGGGCCTCCGGGCCGTGACCGCCCGGCTGCTGCGCAACGGCGCCGAGGTGGAAGTGCCGGCCGAGCAGGTGCAGCCCGGCGACCTGGTGGTGGTCCGCCCCGGCGAGCGCATCCCGGTGGACGGCGTCATTCAGTCGGGCGCCTCGGCCATCGACGAGTCCATGCTGACGGGCGAGAGCATGCCCGTGGATAAGGTGGCCGGCGACGAGGTCATCGGCGGCACCGTCAACACCCACGGCTCCTTCGTCTTCACCGCCACCCGGGTGGGCAGCGACACGGCCCTGGCCCGCATCATCCGCGTGGTGGAGGAAGCCCAGGCTTCCCGGGCGCCGGTGCAGCGGCTGGCCGACACCATTTCGGCCTACTTCGTCCAGGTGGTGCTGGTCATCGCCCTGGTGACCTTCGCCGGCTGGTACATCTACGGCGTCAGCCAAGGCCATCCCGAGCCCGTCACCCGGGCCCTGGTGAACACCGTGGCGGTGCTGGTGCTGGCCTGTCCCTGCGCCCTTGGCCTGGCCACGCCCACGGCCTTGATGGTGGGCACCGGTCTGGGAGCCGAGAAGGGCATCTTGATCCGGGGCGGCGAGCACCTGGAGAAGGTGCACAAGGCTTCGGCCGTGGTGTTCGACAAGACGGGCACTTTGACCATGGGCCGCCCCGTGCTGACCGACGTGATGGCGGCGCCCGGCTTTACCGAGGAGGAAGTACTGGATCTGGCCGCCCGGGCGGAAAACCGCTCGGAGCATCCCCTGGCCGCCGCCATCATCCAGGCGGCCCGGGCCCAGGGGCTGGGTGAAGGGGATGCCGACGACTTCACCGCCATGCCCGGCCTGGGCATCCGGGCCCAGGTGGACGGCCGCATGGTGCTCCTGGGCAACGCCCTGCTCATGGAACGGGAAGGCATCGACACCGCCGTACTGGCGGACACCCTGGCCCAGCTCCAGGAGGAAGGGAAATCCGCCGTCCTGCTGGCGGTGGACGGCCGGCCCGCCGGCGTGGTGGCCGTGGCCGACACCCTCAAGGAGGAGGCGGCGGCGGCGGTGGAAGCCCTCCACCAGATGGGCATTGACGTGTACATGCTGACGGGCGACAATCGGCGTACCGCTCTGGCCATCGCCCGCCAGGTGGGCATCCCCGCCCAGCGGGTGCTGGCCGAGGTGTTGCCCGAGGGCAAGGCCGAGACGGTGCAGCAGTTGAAGGCCCAAGGCCACAGCGTGGTCATGGTGGGCGACGGCATCAACGATGCCCCGGCCCTGGCCGCCGCCGACGTGGGCATGGCCATCGGCACCGGTACCGATGTGGCCATGGAGGCGGCCCACATCACCCTCATGCGGGGCGACGTGCGGGGTGTCCCCGCCGCCATCCGCCTGAGCCGGGCCACCATGGGCAAGATCCGCCAGAACTTGTTCTGGGCCTTCTTTTACAATGCCCTGGGGATTCCCCTGGCGGCCCTGGGGTTCTTGAACCCCATCATCGCCGGCGCCGCCATGGCCTTCAGTTCCGTGTCGGTGGTGACCAACGCCGGCTTGCTGAAGCGCTACGATCCCATGGCCGGCCTCTGA
- a CDS encoding cation transporter, producing MSQVQTVKVIGMSCNHCRAAVEKALSGLPGVEEVNVDLEAGEAKIRSRAGVDDEAIRQAVQGAGYQVGA from the coding sequence ATGAGCCAAGTGCAGACTGTCAAAGTAATCGGCATGTCCTGCAACCACTGCCGGGCTGCCGTGGAGAAGGCCCTGTCGGGCCTGCCCGGCGTGGAAGAAGTAAACGTCGATTTGGAGGCCGGGGAAGCCAAGATCCGGTCCCGGGCCGGCGTCGACGACGAGGCCATCCGGCAGGCCGTCCAGGGGGCGGGGTACCAAGTTGGGGCTTGA
- a CDS encoding iron-sulfur cluster assembly protein: protein MTEEQVREALKTVKDPEIPINLVELGLIYKVEIDQGKVDIDMTLTAMGCPAAPQIVAQVKEAVEAVPGVEEANVNLVWSPPWKHDMMSDRAKRALGLA from the coding sequence GTGACCGAGGAACAGGTCCGCGAGGCCTTGAAAACCGTTAAGGACCCGGAGATCCCCATTAACTTGGTGGAACTGGGCTTGATCTACAAAGTGGAAATCGACCAAGGTAAAGTGGACATCGACATGACCCTGACGGCCATGGGCTGCCCTGCGGCACCGCAAATCGTCGCCCAGGTCAAGGAAGCGGTGGAGGCCGTGCCCGGGGTGGAAGAGGCCAACGTCAACCTGGTCTGGTCCCCGCCGTGGAAGCACGACATGATGTCCGACCGGGCCAAGCGGGCCCTGGGGCTGGCTTGA
- a CDS encoding inositol monophosphatase family protein has protein sequence MDLKSEELLEAALAAARAAAAMLRLNAGDVKDIRLKSSHTDLVSAADLAAEEAARSVLAAAFPTHQIIGEEGTWTAAKAGGAAQNAPGATMPAGADGTAGAAAPAAPVPAGKQPGSPWRWYIDPLDGTTNFVHGVPFYAVSIACLYEDAIQVGVVLDPNRNETFHAVRGGGAYVNGRRLQVSADDNLSHALLATGLPWDPSGRERRNLTQFQRLASQSRNVRTLGSAALSLAYVAAGRLTAFWELSLRPWDTSAGVLLVTEAGGRVTHLDGRPFDPHYPDILATNGLLHDTIQAELKKAKIEESERSSPRR, from the coding sequence TTGGATTTGAAGTCGGAGGAACTGCTGGAGGCAGCCTTGGCCGCGGCCCGGGCGGCTGCGGCCATGCTGCGGCTCAACGCCGGCGACGTTAAAGACATAAGGTTGAAAAGCTCCCACACCGACCTGGTGTCCGCCGCCGACCTGGCCGCCGAAGAGGCGGCCCGTAGTGTGCTGGCGGCCGCTTTCCCCACCCATCAAATCATCGGCGAGGAAGGCACCTGGACGGCGGCCAAGGCCGGGGGTGCTGCCCAGAACGCCCCAGGGGCTACCATGCCCGCCGGGGCGGACGGCACGGCGGGGGCAGCGGCCCCCGCGGCGCCGGTGCCGGCAGGGAAGCAGCCCGGCTCCCCGTGGCGATGGTACATCGATCCTTTGGACGGCACCACCAACTTCGTCCACGGGGTGCCCTTCTACGCCGTCAGCATCGCCTGCCTGTACGAAGACGCCATTCAGGTAGGCGTGGTCTTGGATCCCAACCGGAACGAAACTTTCCACGCCGTCCGGGGCGGCGGCGCCTATGTGAACGGCCGGCGGCTCCAAGTGTCGGCCGACGACAACCTGAGCCACGCCCTGCTGGCTACGGGGCTGCCCTGGGACCCCAGCGGCCGGGAGCGCCGCAACCTGACCCAGTTCCAGCGCCTGGCCTCCCAAAGCCGCAACGTGCGCACCCTGGGGTCCGCCGCCTTGTCCCTGGCCTACGTGGCCGCCGGGCGCTTGACCGCCTTCTGGGAGCTGAGCCTGCGGCCGTGGGATACCTCGGCCGGCGTGCTGCTGGTCACCGAGGCCGGCGGCCGGGTGACCCATCTGGACGGGCGTCCCTTCGATCCCCACTACCCCGACATTCTGGCCACCAACGGCCTGCTCCACGACACCATCCAGGCGGAGCTCAAAAAGGCCAAAATAGAGGAATCAGAAAGGTCATCACCACGGCGATAA
- a CDS encoding SLC13 family permease — protein sequence MTIEMWLVLGLLFLALIAFARQWVDPELVSLSILGLLLLTGLVDSEQAVAGFGHPAVVTVVSMFVLGTGLIKTGVAHTLGQAMSRLAGRTETGLIIVTMVTVGLMSAFMNNIAACAILLPVVMNMAREAQVAPTRLLIPLSFGSLLGGLTTLIGTPPNLIVSTALPQHGFEAFRMFDFLPTGLAVLAIGVAFMVLVGRHLLPKREPEEDLFEKYRVREYLTEITILPDSDLVNVPLAESGLGAELGLQVVGIVRNRRTVLSPRPSFVLHAGDVLIVESSVEDLMKVRRTPGLEIHPEAELSAEDLQSPDTLLVEALVAPRSRLAGRTPKQVAFRHRYGVTILAVRRQGRTLRSRLNQIQFRFGDTLLLQGRKERFDEIGKGSDLIILGALPFEERRGSKAALAVAIMAATVGVSAMGWMPVAGVAPIGALLMVLTGCLRVQEAYDAIEWRIVFLIGGMLPLGTAMETTGTAAFIAERITTGLGAFGPHAVMLGIMVVTAAITQVVSNAATAVLMAPLAISAALNMGIAPHAFVMAVAVGASTAFITPIGHQSNVLVYGAGDYQFLDFTRVGLPLTVLIAVVMTFLIPLFWPF from the coding sequence GTGACCATTGAGATGTGGCTGGTATTAGGCTTATTGTTTCTTGCCCTCATCGCCTTCGCCCGCCAGTGGGTGGACCCGGAGCTGGTTTCCCTCAGCATCCTGGGCCTCCTGCTCCTCACCGGCCTGGTGGACAGCGAGCAGGCGGTGGCGGGCTTCGGCCATCCGGCCGTGGTTACGGTGGTGTCCATGTTCGTCCTGGGCACCGGCCTCATCAAAACGGGCGTAGCCCACACTTTGGGCCAGGCCATGAGCCGGCTGGCCGGGCGGACGGAAACGGGCCTCATCATCGTCACCATGGTCACCGTAGGCCTGATGTCGGCCTTTATGAACAATATCGCCGCCTGCGCCATCCTGCTGCCGGTAGTAATGAACATGGCCCGGGAAGCCCAGGTGGCCCCCACCCGTTTGCTCATACCTTTGTCTTTCGGATCCCTGCTGGGCGGGTTGACTACTTTGATCGGCACCCCGCCCAACTTGATCGTCAGCACCGCCCTGCCCCAGCATGGCTTCGAAGCCTTCCGGATGTTCGACTTCCTGCCCACGGGGCTGGCCGTCTTGGCCATCGGCGTGGCCTTCATGGTGCTGGTAGGCAGGCACCTGCTGCCCAAACGGGAGCCCGAGGAAGACCTGTTCGAAAAATACCGGGTGCGGGAATACCTGACGGAAATCACCATCCTGCCCGATTCGGACCTGGTGAATGTGCCCCTGGCCGAATCGGGCCTGGGTGCCGAACTGGGGCTGCAGGTGGTGGGCATCGTGCGCAACCGGCGGACGGTGCTGTCGCCCCGGCCTTCCTTCGTGCTCCATGCCGGCGACGTCCTCATCGTGGAGTCATCAGTGGAGGATCTGATGAAAGTCCGGCGCACGCCGGGCCTGGAAATTCACCCCGAGGCGGAGTTGAGCGCCGAAGACCTGCAATCCCCCGACACCCTGCTGGTGGAAGCCCTGGTGGCGCCCCGCTCCCGCCTGGCCGGCCGGACGCCCAAGCAGGTGGCCTTCCGCCACCGCTACGGGGTGACCATCCTGGCGGTGCGCCGGCAGGGCCGTACCTTGCGCAGCCGCCTCAACCAGATCCAGTTCCGCTTCGGCGACACCCTGCTGCTCCAGGGTCGGAAGGAGCGGTTCGACGAGATCGGCAAGGGCTCCGACTTGATCATCTTGGGGGCCCTGCCCTTCGAGGAGCGGCGCGGCAGCAAGGCGGCCCTGGCGGTGGCCATCATGGCAGCTACGGTGGGGGTGTCGGCCATGGGCTGGATGCCCGTGGCCGGCGTCGCCCCCATCGGCGCCCTGCTCATGGTGCTGACGGGCTGCCTGCGGGTGCAGGAGGCCTATGACGCCATCGAGTGGCGCATTGTCTTCTTGATCGGCGGCATGCTGCCCCTGGGCACGGCCATGGAGACCACCGGGACCGCCGCCTTCATCGCCGAAAGAATCACCACGGGCCTGGGCGCCTTCGGCCCCCATGCGGTGATGCTGGGCATCATGGTGGTCACCGCCGCCATCACCCAGGTGGTGTCCAATGCGGCCACCGCTGTCTTGATGGCGCCCTTAGCCATTTCGGCGGCCCTAAATATGGGGATTGCGCCCCACGCCTTCGTCATGGCAGTGGCCGTCGGCGCCTCCACGGCCTTCATCACACCCATCGGCCACCAGTCCAACGTCCTGGTCTACGGCGCCGGGGACTACCAGTTCCTCGACTTCACCCGGGTGGGCCTGCCCCTGACGGTGCTTATCGCCGTGGTGATGACCTTTCTGATTCCTCTATTTTGGCCTTTTTGA